The sequence CAACACATATAATGTTGTTGTTCGTGGTTATGGAAGTAGTAAAAGAATAATTGATGTATTGATTAAACATAATTATATCGAAAGCGAAGAAGAGCTTAAAAGAACTAAGTGATGTATTATCTCAGAACAAGTGAAGCTTCTTTAATATTTAGTGTAACCCAAAGAACATTACAAAGTGCAGCACAACGAAATTCAACCAAATATCCATTTTTAAAAATTGAAGATGCTGGGGTTAGAGCTCGCGGTGGAGTTAAACTGCTTTTTGAAGTTAGCGAAGAGCGAGTTAAAAAAGCTATAGATAGTGGAAAAATAAAAAGCGATGTTAGTGTTTATATTTATGAGAATAAAGAGTTAAAAGAGCTTAAATTTAGTGAAATTTGTCAGATAAAGTCTTGGAGTTATAAGGGTCTAAAAGCTTGCAATGATAAAGGGCTGGGTAATTGTAGTGATGAGACTTTGGGTGGCAGGTTAGGCGATGTTTATTTAAATTCAAGCGATGAAGAGATAAAAGAAGCAAGAGAAAAAGCAGAACTACTTCAAAGATTTGAAATAGCTAAAAAAAGCAAAGTGCCATGTGATAAGTTTTGTGAGCTTGAAAAAATCAGCAGATCAAACCTTTTTAGATGGCAAAAAGCTTATAAAGAAAAAGGGATAAGGGGATTAATAGACAAAAGAGGCAAGAAAAAAGGTAGTTATAAGCTTGAGAGATGGATGGAAGAGTTCATTATAAATAAATTTAGAGCTTATGGGGCTGGTATTTTAAACATAACTCAAATTTGGAAAGATTTGCATATAGAATATAGCAAAAAAAGTGGAGATTTTTCTAAATTTGAGTTTTTACAAGGCAAGGTTAAGCCCTTGTTTGATATTGGGGTTATTACTAGATTTATAGACAATTACTATAAAAATAGACAAGTTGAGTATATGTTAGTGACTAAAGGCTTTGATAGAACTGTAGGCTCCTTAGAGCCTGCTCATGGAAATCAAGGCATATTAATCACAAGACGGAATGAGTGTTGGCAAATAGATAGCTCACCACTTGATTTGATTGTGAGAAATGGCGAAGGTGGGCAGCATTTAAGACCTAATATCCTCTCAATTATAGATATATACTCTGGTAGATGTGTTGCAACATTGGCTGAAAGCTCAAATGCTTTAGCACTAACAAGGCTACTTTATAGAGCAATTAGTGAGCTTGGACTACCTGAGGCAATAAAGGGCGACAACGGACGAGACTATGTTAGTGAAGAGTTCCAAAGACTGCTTGAAGGGATTGGGGTTAGTTATATAAGCTCACGAGCTTACCAAGGAAGAGATAAAGGCTTTGTTGAGAGGCATTTTAGAACAATTCAACAAAGCAAGATGGCAAATTTACCTGGATACATAGGCAGAAATGTTGCAATGCGTGAAAACATAGAACATCAAACACCTAAAAAAGAAAGACATGCAAAAGATGAGTTTGGGCATACCATAAAAACTCATCAAGAGCTACTTTTAACCTATGAAGAGATGAAAAAAATCTTTGAAGTTGCAGTTTATGAGTGGGATATGACAGCCATTAAGAGAGGAAAAATAGCACCAATTACAAAGTGGAATGGTGATAATACACCGCTTAAACATATAAGTTATGAAAATTTTATTTTATATGCAGGTAGTAAAGGACTTAGAAAAGTTACTAAAAAAGGCATTGTGATTGATGGTATTAGATACTCATCAAATGAGCTCCCATATGGTGAAGAAGTAAGAGTTAGCGTTAATATCGATAATGTGAGCGAGGCTTTTGTTTTTAGTATGGATGGCGATTTTATATGTAAAGCAGTTGATAGCGAAATAAGAGCATTAAATGCTGAAGACTTTAGCACTATAACTAAGAGATTTAACAAAAACTTAAGAGAGCTAAGACGAGCTATCAAAAATGCAAAACTTAGTGAGTTTAGTAAGCTTAATATTGACTATGATTTGGCTGAGACTAAAAAGGCTCATATGGAAGCATTGAAAAAAGAACCAAGAGAGCTTATAAATACTAATAGCACAAGTGCTGTGTTTGAAAAGATAAAAAAACAAGAAGAGGTGGCAAAAATTAAAAAAGCTTCGTTTGATTATGAAAAATATGAAGCACCAAAAATTAAAAAGTCAAAAATTAAACCTGTTGATGAGCTAATAGAAGAGATGAAAGCTGTTTAATTAATGGCTTATTAAAGAGTTTATAAAAGCTTTTTAATAAATCATTAAAGAAAGGAAAAAGATGGAAGATTTAAGAAAACAAATTGATGAGTTTATCTCTAAAAATGGAATTAGTCGCAATGTATTTGCCAAAAATATTGACATAAATCCAAGTTATCTAGCAGGATATATGAAAGAAGGCAAGAGCTTCAAATATAGCGACAAAGTTGAAGCACTTGCAAAAAAATATCTTGACAATTATACACCTAGAAAAGAAATAAGTCAAGATGAGTTGCCTTTCATAGCTACAAAAGATGCTAAAGCTATAAATGCTGTTATTAGCTGGGTAGCACAAGATAGAGATATGGGTGTTGTTATAGGAGAGGCTGGAACTGGTAAAAGCCGAGCTGTAAAAGAGTATGCAAGTAATCATCCTGAGGTTGTATTGATAGAGGCAACTATAAGCACAAGTGCTAGGGTGCTTTTTAAAATACTAAGCGATAAATTTAATGTAGGAGCTAGTAAAAGCATAGATGAGACAATAAGAGCTGTTGCAAATGAGCTTAAAAAGGTTCAAAAGATGATAATCATAGATGAGGCTGAACATTTGCCCTATAGGGCATTAGAGGGCATCAGAAGAATGTATGACTTTTCGGGGTCTCCTGTTGTTTTAGTTGGGACTAAAAAGCTTTTAATGAACTTAACAGGTGGCAAGAAAAATAATCTTGAATATGAACAATTAAGTTCAAGAATCGGCTCAAAATGGAACTTAGAAGGGCTTGTGAATGCTAAAGGTGATAAAGATTTAGTAGAAGTTTGCAAACATTTCGGAGTAGTTGATAAAAACGATGTGGATCTTGTTAAGTCTTTAACTAGAGGTAACTTTAGAAAAACAGAAAAGCTACTTAAGAGAGCTCTTAGAATAGCGGTTTTAAATGAGTGTGAAATAAATGATGAGTGTATAAAAGAAGCAACTAAGATGTTGTTGTAAGGGGTCTGAGATGAGTTATAACGAGATAGCAAGAGAGTTGAATTTAAGTGTAAATAAAGTTATAGAGATAGAGTTTGTTGCGCTTAGGAAAATGCAAGCTATCTTAGCTAAAAACAAAGAGTTAAGAGAGGGGTTGCAAGAGTTGCTAGCGTGGCTAGATGATGGTTATATACAAGGAGTTTTGAGATGAGAAAATTTAGCGAAATTTATGATTTTAAAAGAAAAATGGCGGATATGGGGTTTTGCGTGAGATTTAAAAAAAGTGGTGTTAGTGGGATTAGAGAACGAAGCTTAATAAATGGTGCAAATGGCTTTTATTCAAAGGCTTTTTATGCTGTTGTGGGTGAGTATATAGTCTTAAAAGATAGTTGCAAAATTGTGGATTTTGTAAGGGGTTAGAGATGAGAGAGATTAAATTTAAAGTATTAAACAAGATAACAGGAGAGATTTTACCTGTTGCAAATATAGATTTTAAATTAAAAATAGTAACAGTGGGTGGTATTGCGGATGGAGTATTAGGAAAAATTGAGTTTTATTCTGAATGGAAATTTAAAAATGTTGAACTTATGGAATATACGGGAGTAAAAGACGCAAATGGTGTAGAAATTTATGAAGGTGATATTTTAAAAACAGATGATGGATATCTTGCAAAAGTAGATTTTTATGATGGAGAATTTAAGGCAATTGAAGATGATGTTAGTCTAAATTTAGCAGATTATGCAATTAGTAGCAGTGTTGTTGGAAATATTTACGAAAATCCTGAACTACTAAATTTAAAAAGCAATTAAAGTTTATCAAAGCCATTTTTAAAAAGATGGCTTGAATAAGTTTTAAGAAAGGAGAGAGATGAAAAAACAACATTGTTGGCTGGACTACTTGCAGCAGTTTTTTTAAGTGTTGGAGAATTTTGTGGGTTGCAAGAAAATGTGCAAACAAGAACTCGTAAGTTTAAACATACTTTATTCCATACAACAAAAGGAAAAAGAGCAAAAAGTTTAAAAATAAGGGCTAATAGAAGAAAGGTAAGAAAATGAGTAGAGTTTCAAAATTAGTATTTGTAAGCACTCCATATGCTTCAATTGATTGTAGAGATAGAGACAGAAATTACTATGCAAAGCAACTTGCCCTAGAAGCATGCAGACAAGTTAGGCTTAATGGATATGAGCCAATAAGTCCAGTTCTTGCTTGGATGGACATATATAGCGAAATGGAGCGAGAAAAAGTAATGGATATGTGTTATGAGCTACTTAGTATGTGTAGTTACTACTACTATCATAACTGCAAATGGGCTAAAAGTAGCAAAGGTATGGCGCAAGAGCGGGTGTGGGCTAGAG is a genomic window of Campylobacter blaseri containing:
- a CDS encoding DDE-type integrase/transposase/recombinase, with product MYYLRTSEASLIFSVTQRTLQSAAQRNSTKYPFLKIEDAGVRARGGVKLLFEVSEERVKKAIDSGKIKSDVSVYIYENKELKELKFSEICQIKSWSYKGLKACNDKGLGNCSDETLGGRLGDVYLNSSDEEIKEAREKAELLQRFEIAKKSKVPCDKFCELEKISRSNLFRWQKAYKEKGIRGLIDKRGKKKGSYKLERWMEEFIINKFRAYGAGILNITQIWKDLHIEYSKKSGDFSKFEFLQGKVKPLFDIGVITRFIDNYYKNRQVEYMLVTKGFDRTVGSLEPAHGNQGILITRRNECWQIDSSPLDLIVRNGEGGQHLRPNILSIIDIYSGRCVATLAESSNALALTRLLYRAISELGLPEAIKGDNGRDYVSEEFQRLLEGIGVSYISSRAYQGRDKGFVERHFRTIQQSKMANLPGYIGRNVAMRENIEHQTPKKERHAKDEFGHTIKTHQELLLTYEEMKKIFEVAVYEWDMTAIKRGKIAPITKWNGDNTPLKHISYENFILYAGSKGLRKVTKKGIVIDGIRYSSNELPYGEEVRVSVNIDNVSEAFVFSMDGDFICKAVDSEIRALNAEDFSTITKRFNKNLRELRRAIKNAKLSEFSKLNIDYDLAETKKAHMEALKKEPRELINTNSTSAVFEKIKKQEEVAKIKKASFDYEKYEAPKIKKSKIKPVDELIEEMKAV
- a CDS encoding AAA family ATPase, which gives rise to MEDLRKQIDEFISKNGISRNVFAKNIDINPSYLAGYMKEGKSFKYSDKVEALAKKYLDNYTPRKEISQDELPFIATKDAKAINAVISWVAQDRDMGVVIGEAGTGKSRAVKEYASNHPEVVLIEATISTSARVLFKILSDKFNVGASKSIDETIRAVANELKKVQKMIIIDEAEHLPYRALEGIRRMYDFSGSPVVLVGTKKLLMNLTGGKKNNLEYEQLSSRIGSKWNLEGLVNAKGDKDLVEVCKHFGVVDKNDVDLVKSLTRGNFRKTEKLLKRALRIAVLNECEINDECIKEATKMLL
- a CDS encoding YopX family protein, which codes for MREIKFKVLNKITGEILPVANIDFKLKIVTVGGIADGVLGKIEFYSEWKFKNVELMEYTGVKDANGVEIYEGDILKTDDGYLAKVDFYDGEFKAIEDDVSLNLADYAISSSVVGNIYENPELLNLKSN